One stretch of Pomacea canaliculata isolate SZHN2017 linkage group LG1, ASM307304v1, whole genome shotgun sequence DNA includes these proteins:
- the LOC112569793 gene encoding uncharacterized protein LOC112569793: MTSDIEYNASCCQDNGFPLPRQAHMTLRVNISDSDDQGPAFLYPDCPMLDGYCTTPLYEAALKKSFKGVLKIWPGHIKAVDMDSLNNSITYVIVSVAPEEYSSNFEMDPMSGEVRVIKEFDRDDIDAIHVTVKAEENSAARRFITSTMRVQVIGDLYTSYNDRFRNVPINDVTSLPQSQDDIQNTATLPISLFTATVIVFFLVIVVFPFVVLKFLKGKLLSEQTTVPSLSPLTRSGNLMRCSKRKESADTTTASIMSCGSTDTTCTTVFGNHHLDDDSNSDITSSSSSSSSPSSVHLDFVDSVAFGSSLVDQTRRVSSVAFDPEEIALRLGPGAPSRTEQNAADKLKRRLNELCSFHSCKDNKKSRVRFDIRNVSSFS; the protein is encoded by the exons ATGACTAGTGATATCGAGTACAATGCCTCTTGTTGCCAGGACAACGGGTTCCCACTACCACGGCAAGCTCACATGACCCTGAGGGTCAACATCAGCGACAGTGACGACCAGGGGCCTGCGTTCCTGTACCCGGACTGCCCCATGTTGGATGGCTACTGTACCACCCCGCTCTATGAAGCTGCACTCAAGAAATCATTCAAG GGAGTTTTGAAAATATGGCCAGGCCACATCAAAGCTGTCGACATGGATTCTCTTAATAATTCTATCACATATGTCATCGTCTCAG TGGCTCCAGAAGAATATTCATCGAACTTCGAAATGGACCCAATGTCTGGAGAGGTCAGGGTCATCAAGGAGTTTGACAGAGACGACATCGACGCCATTCACGTGACTGTCAAG GCGGAGGAAAACTCAGCTGCACGGCGGTTCATCACCTCCACGATGCGAGTCCAAGTCATCGGCGACCTGTACACCAGCTACAACGACCGCTTCCGCAACGTCCCCATCAACGACGTCACCAGCCTGCCACAGAGCCAGGACGACATTCAAAACACTGCTACCCTCCCGATCTCTCTTTTCACCGCGACTGTCATCGTCTTTTTTCTCGTCATTGTGGTATTTCCCTTCGTCGTTCTCAAGTTCTTgaaagggaagttactctccgAACAGACAACAGTTCCGTCCCTTAGTCCCTTGACGAGAAGCGGGAATTTGATGAGATGctcaaagagaaaagaatcgGCAGACACCACCACGGCCTCCATCATGTCCTGCGGGTCCACAGACACCACCTGCACCACGGTCTTCGGAAACCATCACCTGGACGACGACAGCAACTCCGACAttacatcatcgtcgtcgtcgtcgtcttcccCGTCCTCAGTTCACCTCGACTTCGTGGATTCCGTGGCATTCGGGTCGTCCCTGGTGGACCAGACTCGCCGTGTCTCCTCTGTGGCCTTTGACCCGGAAGAGATCGCCTTGCGCCTGGGGCCTGGAGCACCGAGCAGAACGGAGCAGAACGCAGCCGACAAGCTGAAGCGTCGGTTGAACGAGTTGTGCAGCTTTCATTCctgcaaagacaacaaaaagtcTCGAGTGAGGTTTGATATCAGAAACGTGTCGAGCTTTTCGTAA